In Patescibacteria group bacterium, one genomic interval encodes:
- a CDS encoding biotin transporter BioY produces the protein MKVLVQSKPVFLDVILPKSLIRNIVLVFSFAILTAISAKVKIEIGPVPITMQTFAVLFSGALLGSKRGFLSQATYLFLGLAGIPWFSRGGGIQYILSPTFGYILGFVFSAFLVGFLTEKGFDRNFKTAILAMLIGNIVIYLPGLLWLGKFIGFEKVLTIGLYPFLLGDLLKILLSAFLLPFGWKFITKRSKYVQSQR, from the coding sequence ATGAAAGTCTTAGTTCAATCAAAACCAGTTTTTCTTGACGTCATTTTGCCTAAAAGTCTAATCAGAAACATTGTTTTAGTTTTTAGCTTTGCTATCTTAACTGCGATTTCGGCTAAGGTTAAAATTGAAATAGGACCAGTTCCAATAACAATGCAAACCTTTGCTGTTTTGTTCTCTGGAGCCTTACTTGGTTCAAAGAGAGGATTTCTGTCCCAAGCTACTTATCTTTTTTTAGGATTAGCGGGAATTCCTTGGTTCTCTCGAGGAGGTGGAATCCAATATATTTTATCCCCTACTTTTGGTTATATTTTAGGTTTTGTTTTTTCTGCCTTTTTAGTTGGATTTCTGACTGAAAAGGGATTTGATCGAAATTTCAAGACAGCAATCTTGGCAATGCTAATTGGCAATATCGTCATTTATCTTCCAGGACTTTTGTGGTTAGGAAAATTCATTGGCTTTGAAAAAGTTTTGACTATTGGACTTTATCCTTTTTTACTCGGGGATTTATTGAAAATTCTCCTATCGGCCTTTCTTTTACCATTTGGCTGGAAATTTATAACAAAGCGAAGTAAATATGTACAATCTCAAAGATAA
- a CDS encoding DUF362 domain-containing protein encodes MFYQCPKCQKIWQYPIEKCPDCFLELEKRLSENLKVIAVSRVTIPTILHPKVPYFVLLLETDQGRKFVQKTIKEYKIGDEFKFKKAKDKSAVAIWRVKYDIFEAIEKIFELLGITPNQNFWWGAKILILPTLISPAHPYFAKNTNPEVLKNLIKFLIQKGVKREKILVAGQSFNDFPIEASAKKSKFLSVCQENKVQILDFSKTKFKKIKRGDSIFEISEEVFKRDLIINLPILKIDSKLGVRGALENLTKFLKKESFLGLKYLSSQGELILKLKGVLPEILTIADGIKIQKSNGFTAFFGLILASFNPLNLDRVFAEISTIELPEYLKSIKIKDIEIVGREIEEVQYNLEKI; translated from the coding sequence ATGTTTTATCAATGTCCAAAATGCCAGAAAATTTGGCAATATCCAATTGAAAAATGTCCTGATTGTTTTCTGGAATTGGAAAAAAGGTTAAGCGAGAATTTAAAAGTTATTGCTGTTTCTCGGGTAACCATCCCAACAATCTTGCATCCGAAAGTTCCCTATTTTGTTTTACTTTTAGAAACGGATCAAGGCAGAAAATTTGTTCAGAAAACAATTAAAGAATACAAAATTGGTGATGAATTTAAATTTAAAAAGGCAAAAGATAAATCAGCCGTAGCTATCTGGCGGGTAAAATACGATATTTTTGAAGCAATTGAAAAAATTTTTGAGCTTTTGGGAATAACCCCCAACCAAAATTTTTGGTGGGGGGCAAAGATTTTAATTTTACCGACATTAATTTCTCCTGCCCATCCTTATTTTGCCAAAAACACTAATCCTGAAGTTTTAAAGAATTTAATTAAATTTTTAATTCAAAAAGGGGTAAAAAGAGAGAAAATTTTGGTCGCTGGCCAGAGTTTTAATGATTTTCCGATTGAAGCCTCGGCCAAAAAATCAAAATTTTTATCTGTCTGCCAAGAAAATAAGGTTCAAATTTTAGATTTTTCAAAAACAAAATTTAAAAAAATTAAAAGGGGTGATTCTATTTTTGAGATTTCTGAGGAAGTCTTTAAGAGAGATTTAATAATCAATCTTCCAATCTTAAAAATTGATTCGAAATTAGGAGTTAGGGGGGCTTTGGAAAACTTAACCAAATTTTTAAAAAAAGAGAGTTTTTTAGGCTTAAAATATCTTTCCAGTCAAGGAGAATTAATACTTAAACTCAAAGGTGTCTTGCCTGAGATTTTAACGATAGCTGATGGAATAAAAATCCAAAAATCAAATGGCTTTACCGCTTTTTTTGGTCTAATTTTGGCCAGTTTTAATCCCTTGAATTTGGATCGGGTTTTTGCTGAAATTTCAACGATAGAATTGCCAGAATATTTAAAATCTATTAAAATTAAAGATATCGAAATAGTCGGCAGAGAGATTGAAGAAGTCCAATATAATTTGGAAAAAATATGA
- a CDS encoding DUF4070 domain-containing protein, with translation MKILLIWPKYPNTFWSFRYALPFINKKATYPPLGPLTVASLLPKEWEKKIIDLNVEKLSEKDILWANFVFISAMVIQKESVKKIIKRAKKFNKKIVAGGPLFTTGYEEFLEDIDHLVLGEAEVTLPLFLEDLKNGKPKKIYKINQWSDIKTSPIPLWELIDMEKYASMSIQYSRGCPFNCEFCDIVLLNGRTQRAKNKGQILKELDALYNRGWRGNVFVVDDNFIGNKIKLKKEILPAMIEWMKKRNYPFLFNTQLSINLADDKELMELMVKAGFVSVFVGIETIEEKSLAECGKFQNLNRNLLNSVRTIQNQGLQVQGGFILGFDNDTPSIFERITHFIQKSGIVTAMVGLLNAPPKTRLYKRLKAENRLIAEPTGNNTDCTINFIPKMSYQVLISGYKRVINNIYSPKHYYQRLITFLKKYKPKGRKIFHLNFQKFLAFLKSIWILGIREKERLYFWKLIFWSLFNKPKLFPMAVELAIYGFHFRKISEEYSKN, from the coding sequence ATGAAAATTTTATTAATTTGGCCAAAATATCCTAATACTTTCTGGAGTTTTCGTTATGCCCTTCCTTTTATTAATAAAAAGGCAACCTATCCTCCCTTGGGCCCATTAACAGTAGCTAGTCTCCTTCCTAAAGAATGGGAGAAAAAAATAATAGATTTAAATGTAGAGAAGTTAAGTGAAAAAGATATCTTATGGGCTAATTTTGTTTTTATTTCAGCTATGGTTATTCAAAAAGAATCAGTAAAAAAGATTATCAAAAGGGCTAAAAAATTTAATAAAAAAATAGTTGCCGGTGGTCCTCTTTTTACCACTGGCTATGAAGAATTTTTAGAAGATATAGATCATCTTGTCTTGGGTGAGGCGGAAGTCACCTTACCTCTTTTTTTGGAAGATTTAAAAAATGGCAAGCCAAAAAAAATTTACAAAATTAATCAGTGGTCAGATATAAAAACCTCTCCTATCCCCCTCTGGGAATTAATCGATATGGAAAAATATGCCTCAATGAGTATTCAATACTCAAGGGGATGCCCATTTAATTGCGAATTCTGCGATATTGTTCTCTTGAATGGAAGGACCCAGAGAGCAAAAAACAAAGGTCAAATATTAAAAGAGCTCGATGCTTTATATAATCGGGGTTGGAGGGGAAATGTTTTTGTCGTTGATGATAATTTCATCGGAAATAAAATAAAATTAAAAAAAGAGATTTTACCAGCGATGATTGAGTGGATGAAAAAGAGAAATTATCCATTTTTATTTAATACTCAGTTGTCAATCAACCTGGCCGATGACAAAGAACTAATGGAGTTGATGGTAAAAGCTGGATTTGTTAGTGTCTTTGTAGGTATTGAGACCATAGAAGAAAAAAGTCTGGCTGAGTGTGGTAAATTTCAGAATCTAAATCGGAATTTACTAAATTCAGTTAGAACTATTCAAAATCAGGGCTTACAAGTTCAGGGAGGATTTATTTTAGGTTTTGATAATGACACTCCCTCAATTTTTGAGAGAATAACTCATTTTATTCAAAAAAGTGGGATTGTTACTGCCATGGTGGGATTGCTAAATGCTCCACCAAAAACAAGACTGTATAAAAGACTGAAAGCCGAGAATCGTTTAATAGCAGAACCAACCGGCAACAACACCGATTGTACTATTAATTTTATTCCCAAAATGAGCTATCAGGTTCTGATTTCAGGTTACAAAAGAGTTATAAATAATATTTATTCACCAAAGCATTACTATCAAAGATTGATAACGTTTTTAAAAAAATATAAACCTAAGGGAAGAAAAATTTTTCATCTTAATTTTCAAAAATTTTTAGCCTTTCTAAAATCGATCTGGATTCTGGGAATAAGAGAAAAAGAAAGACTATATTTTTGGAAACTTATATTTTGGAGCCTCTTTAACAAACCAAAACTTTTTCCAATGGCAGTAGAGTTGGCGATTTATGGTTTTCACTTTCGAAAAATTTCAGAGGAGTATTCAAAAAATTAA